A single window of uncultured Methanospirillum sp. DNA harbors:
- a CDS encoding PqqD family peptide modification chaperone: MHAILLVICPTIPPPCVLVGELRTGGVCAVLGVHPQYVTPEEGEPPVIVVMVMKILMYAVLAMDNPDFFIMTNQISIPTPGSQISLREEFDDWALLFNPDTGKAVGLTPTGVTIWKSLSEGKDLNGIIAAIQDEYENIPDDLTEDIKNFCDQIVRLGYAQVG, from the coding sequence ATGCATGCAATCCTGCTGGTAATATGCCCAACCATACCGCCACCATGTGTGCTCGTGGGGGAACTACGAACCGGAGGAGTGTGTGCAGTACTGGGGGTTCACCCTCAGTATGTTACTCCGGAGGAGGGCGAACCACCAGTTATTGTCGTAATGGTAATGAAAATTCTAATGTATGCAGTTCTGGCAATGGACAACCCGGACTTTTTTATCATGACTAACCAGATTTCAATCCCAACACCAGGATCTCAGATCTCACTCCGCGAAGAGTTTGATGACTGGGCACTCCTGTTCAACCCTGATACCGGAAAGGCCGTCGGCCTGACACCTACCGGGGTTACCATTTGGAAATCCCTGAGCGAAGGCAAAGATCTGAATGGAATCATTGCAGCGATTCAGGATGAATACGAGAATATCCCTGACGATCTGACTGAAGATATCAAAAATTTCTGTGATCAGATTGTACGGCTTGGATACGCCCAGGTCGGATGA